A genomic window from Oceanibaculum nanhaiense includes:
- the gph gene encoding phosphoglycolate phosphatase (PGP is an essential enzyme in the glycolate salvage pathway in higher organisms (photorespiration in plants). Phosphoglycolate results from the oxidase activity of RubisCO in the Calvin cycle when concentrations of carbon dioxide are low relative to oxygen. This enzyme is a member of the Haloacid Dehalogenase (HAD) superfamily of aspartate-nucleophile hydrolase enzymes (PF00702).), which produces MPRTILAFDLDGTLIDSAPDLCTSLNRLLAELGRPPVTLAQVTERFAGDGVRLLVGRALAATGDEASEEETNRHVTRFLALYEAIPVTPAQLYPGVDETLARLKADGFRLGLCTNKPQQATEILLPQLGLGGLFHCVVGGDALPVRKPDAGHLRAVIERLGGTQANSVMIGDNDNDAAVAAGCGVPFIAMAYGYPRVPIAELGAAIVLERFTDLPTALKALD; this is translated from the coding sequence ATGCCCCGCACCATTCTCGCCTTCGACCTCGACGGCACGCTGATCGACAGCGCCCCAGACCTGTGCACCTCCCTGAACCGGCTGCTGGCGGAACTGGGCCGCCCGCCGGTCACGCTGGCGCAGGTGACGGAGAGATTCGCCGGCGATGGCGTGCGGCTGCTGGTCGGCCGCGCCCTTGCCGCGACCGGTGATGAGGCATCGGAAGAAGAAACCAACCGTCATGTCACGCGGTTCCTCGCCCTCTACGAGGCTATCCCCGTGACCCCGGCACAGCTCTATCCCGGCGTGGATGAGACGCTGGCGCGGCTGAAGGCGGACGGGTTCCGGCTCGGCCTCTGCACCAACAAGCCGCAACAGGCGACCGAAATCCTGCTGCCACAGCTTGGGCTTGGCGGGCTGTTCCATTGCGTGGTCGGCGGCGATGCGCTGCCGGTGCGCAAGCCCGATGCCGGCCATCTGCGCGCCGTGATCGAGCGGCTGGGCGGCACGCAGGCCAACAGCGTGATGATCGGCGACAATGATAACGACGCCGCCGTCGCGGCGGGCTGCGGCGTGCCCTTCATCGCCATGGCCTATGGCTATCCGCGCGTGCCGATTGCCGAACTCGGCGCCGCGATTGTACTCGAACGCTTCACCGATCTGCCGACGGCCCTGAAAGCCCTCGATTAA
- the purM gene encoding phosphoribosylformylglycinamidine cyclo-ligase, translating to MAGDETTNQASQDQAAGRNTLTYRDAGVDIDAGDALVEAIKPLAKSTARRGADAALGGFGAAFDLKAAGFTDPILIAATDGVGTKLKVAIDSGHHATVGIDLVAMCVNDLVVQGAEPLFFLDYYATGKLDPAVARDVVFGIAEGCRQAGCALIGGETAEMPGMYGKGDYDLAGFAVGAVERDRLLTGDGAAEGDVLLGLASSGVHSNGYSLVRRVVADLGVDYEFPAPFDMEQTLGAALLAPTRIYVKSCLAAISAGGKDGVKALAHITGGGLVENLPRVFPDSLSAHIDGNSWTIPPVFGWLAKAGGVDPADMPRTFNCGIGMVLVVAPGAVEAVTDALEQAGEHVFQIGRMVAREEAGKPVLIDGLEARWNG from the coding sequence ACCCTCACCTACCGCGATGCCGGTGTCGATATCGATGCCGGGGACGCGCTGGTCGAGGCGATCAAGCCGCTGGCGAAATCCACGGCGCGGCGCGGCGCCGATGCGGCGCTGGGCGGCTTCGGTGCGGCCTTCGACCTGAAAGCCGCCGGCTTCACCGATCCGATCCTGATCGCCGCGACCGATGGCGTTGGCACCAAGTTGAAGGTCGCCATCGATAGCGGCCATCACGCGACGGTCGGCATCGATCTGGTCGCCATGTGCGTGAACGATCTTGTCGTGCAAGGCGCGGAGCCGCTGTTCTTCCTGGATTACTACGCCACCGGCAAGCTCGACCCGGCGGTTGCCCGCGATGTCGTCTTCGGTATCGCCGAGGGCTGCCGGCAGGCCGGCTGCGCGCTGATCGGCGGCGAGACGGCGGAAATGCCGGGCATGTACGGCAAGGGCGATTATGACCTGGCCGGATTCGCCGTGGGTGCGGTCGAGCGCGACCGGCTGCTGACCGGCGATGGTGCCGCCGAGGGCGATGTGCTGCTGGGTCTCGCATCCAGCGGCGTGCATTCAAACGGCTATTCGCTGGTGCGCCGCGTGGTCGCCGATCTGGGCGTCGATTATGAATTCCCCGCCCCCTTCGACATGGAGCAGACGCTGGGGGCCGCCCTGCTGGCGCCGACGCGCATCTATGTGAAATCCTGCCTCGCCGCTATCTCTGCGGGCGGTAAGGACGGCGTCAAGGCGCTGGCGCACATCACCGGCGGCGGCCTCGTCGAGAATCTGCCGCGCGTCTTCCCCGACAGCCTGTCCGCCCATATCGACGGCAACAGCTGGACCATCCCGCCGGTGTTCGGCTGGCTGGCGAAGGCCGGCGGCGTCGATCCCGCCGACATGCCGCGCACCTTCAACTGCGGCATCGGCATGGTCTTGGTGGTCGCCCCCGGCGCTGTCGAGGCCGTCACCGATGCACTGGAGCAGGCCGGCGAGCACGTCTTCCAGATCGGCCGCATGGTCGCCCGCGAAGAGGCCGGCAAGCCCGTGCTGATCGACGGTCTGGAGGCACGGTGGAACGGCTGA
- the glmU gene encoding bifunctional UDP-N-acetylglucosamine diphosphorylase/glucosamine-1-phosphate N-acetyltransferase GlmU yields the protein MNDYQPSQPVAAVILAAGKGTRMKSDLPKVLHPIAGRPMIRHLLATVEALNPARIVVVTGKEGEGVAKAVAPYPTAVQDPPLGTGHAVMAALPALEGFDEGTVLTLAGGDPFVSEATLRAMLAKREAGAAVVVVGFRPADPARYGRLVAGAAGGLERIVEFADASPKERAITLCNGGYMAINAALLSDLLGDIGNGNAKGEYYLTDIVAAARSRGQSCAVVECPEAEVMGIDTRMDLAAAEKIAQQALRRRAMENGATLTDPDSVHLCWDTVLGRDVTIGPFCVFGPGVTVADKVEIRAFSHLEGAIVESGAVVGPYARLRPGAVIGPDAHIGNFVEVKNASLGKGAKANHLTYLGDASIGAGTNIGAGTITCNYDGFAKHRTEIGAGVFIGSNSALVAPVKVGDGAMVAAGSTITKDVPADALSVARGKQTDLEGAAKRFRDKRKK from the coding sequence ATGAACGATTACCAGCCGAGCCAGCCTGTCGCCGCCGTGATCCTCGCCGCCGGCAAGGGCACACGGATGAAGTCCGACCTGCCGAAGGTGCTGCACCCGATCGCCGGGCGGCCGATGATCCGCCATCTGCTGGCGACGGTCGAGGCGCTGAATCCCGCCCGCATCGTCGTGGTGACGGGCAAGGAAGGGGAAGGTGTGGCGAAGGCGGTGGCGCCGTATCCGACCGCTGTGCAGGACCCGCCGCTCGGCACCGGCCATGCGGTGATGGCGGCGCTGCCGGCGCTGGAAGGGTTCGATGAGGGCACGGTTCTGACGCTGGCCGGTGGCGACCCTTTCGTCTCCGAGGCCACGCTGCGCGCCATGCTGGCAAAGCGCGAGGCCGGGGCCGCCGTGGTGGTGGTCGGGTTCCGTCCGGCCGATCCGGCACGCTACGGCCGGCTGGTTGCAGGGGCCGCCGGCGGGTTGGAGCGGATCGTGGAATTCGCCGATGCATCGCCTAAAGAACGCGCCATAACTCTCTGTAATGGCGGCTATATGGCTATTAATGCGGCCTTGCTGAGTGACTTGCTGGGCGACATCGGCAACGGCAATGCCAAGGGCGAATATTACCTGACCGATATCGTTGCGGCGGCGCGGTCGCGGGGCCAGTCCTGCGCCGTGGTGGAATGTCCGGAGGCGGAGGTCATGGGCATCGACACCCGCATGGATCTGGCGGCGGCGGAGAAGATCGCGCAGCAGGCGCTGCGCCGCCGGGCGATGGAGAATGGCGCGACGCTGACCGACCCGGACAGCGTCCATCTCTGCTGGGATACGGTGCTGGGCCGTGACGTGACCATCGGGCCGTTCTGCGTGTTCGGCCCCGGTGTCACAGTGGCGGACAAGGTCGAGATCCGGGCCTTCAGCCATCTGGAAGGGGCGATAGTGGAAAGCGGCGCGGTGGTCGGCCCCTATGCGCGGCTGCGGCCGGGTGCTGTCATCGGGCCGGATGCCCATATCGGTAATTTCGTCGAGGTGAAGAACGCCAGCCTCGGCAAGGGGGCGAAGGCCAATCACCTGACCTATCTCGGCGATGCCTCCATCGGTGCCGGCACGAATATCGGCGCGGGGACCATCACCTGCAATTATGACGGCTTCGCCAAGCACCGCACGGAGATCGGCGCGGGGGTGTTCATCGGCTCCAATTCGGCGCTGGTCGCCCCGGTAAAAGTGGGCGACGGCGCCATGGTGGCGGCGGGCAGCACCATCACCAAGGACGTGCCGGCGGACGCGCTGTCGGTCGCACGCGGCAAGCAGACGGACCTTGAAGGTGCTGCGAAGCGGTTCCGCGACAAGCGCAAGAAGTAG
- a CDS encoding NAD(P)/FAD-dependent oxidoreductase, translating to MSDHVECIVVGAGVVGLAIARELALSGREVILLEKTEAIGTETSSRHSEVVHAGIYYAPGSLKAELCVRGKHLLYDYMESRGVPYSRMGKLIVATSDDQMPALEQIRQRAAENGVPDLDWLTPEQVKAMEPAVESVGALISPSTGILDTHAYMLALQGEAEDHGAMLAFHTPVLSGRVRGPGRNGGGFEIETGGDSPMALSCDILVNAAGLYAQALGRAIEGIPAETVPPAYFCKGNYYTLSGVKTPFSRLIYPAPEQAGLGVHVTLDLGGQCRFGPDVEWIDAIDYDVDPGRAEKFYAAVRKYWPGLPDGSLQPGYAGIRPKIQAPGEPAKDFMIQGPQDHGIANHVALYGIESPGVTSSLAIAEKVVALLDEQA from the coding sequence ATGAGCGATCATGTCGAATGCATCGTGGTCGGCGCCGGCGTGGTCGGCCTCGCCATCGCCCGCGAGCTGGCGCTGTCCGGCCGCGAGGTGATCCTGCTGGAAAAGACCGAGGCCATCGGCACCGAGACCAGCTCCCGCCATTCCGAGGTGGTGCATGCCGGCATCTATTACGCGCCGGGCAGCCTGAAGGCGGAGCTGTGCGTGCGCGGCAAGCATCTGCTCTACGACTATATGGAAAGCCGCGGCGTTCCCTATAGCCGCATGGGCAAGCTGATTGTCGCCACCTCGGACGACCAGATGCCGGCGCTGGAACAGATCAGGCAGCGCGCGGCGGAAAATGGCGTGCCGGATCTGGACTGGCTGACGCCCGAACAGGTGAAGGCGATGGAGCCGGCGGTGGAGAGCGTCGGCGCGCTGATCTCGCCCTCGACCGGTATTCTCGACACCCATGCCTACATGCTCGCCTTGCAGGGCGAGGCGGAGGATCACGGCGCCATGCTGGCCTTCCACACGCCGGTCCTGTCGGGCCGGGTCAGAGGCCCAGGGCGCAATGGGGGCGGTTTCGAGATCGAGACCGGCGGCGACAGCCCGATGGCGCTCTCCTGCGACATATTGGTGAACGCGGCGGGGCTGTACGCGCAGGCGCTGGGCCGGGCCATCGAGGGCATCCCGGCGGAGACCGTGCCGCCGGCCTATTTCTGCAAGGGTAATTACTACACGCTGTCCGGCGTGAAGACGCCGTTCAGCCGGCTGATCTATCCGGCGCCGGAACAGGCGGGCCTCGGCGTGCATGTGACGCTGGATCTGGGCGGGCAGTGCCGTTTCGGACCGGATGTCGAATGGATCGATGCCATCGATTACGATGTCGATCCGGGCCGGGCGGAGAAATTCTACGCCGCCGTGCGCAAATACTGGCCGGGCCTGCCCGATGGGTCGCTGCAGCCCGGCTATGCCGGCATCCGCCCGAAGATCCAGGCGCCGGGCGAACCGGCGAAGGATTTCATGATCCAGGGGCCGCAGGACCATGGCATCGCCAATCATGTGGCGCTCTATGGTATCGAATCGCCGGGTGTCACCTCCTCGCTGGCAATCGCCGAGAAGGTGGTGGCGCTTCTGGATGAGCAGGCTTAA
- the purN gene encoding phosphoribosylglycinamide formyltransferase — protein sequence MERLKVAVLISGRGSNLQSLIDACAAADFPAEIVLVLSNKADAYGLVRAEQAGIPTKAISHKDFPDRDSFDAAVHDSIAAAGANFVCLAGFMRLLTPGFVGKWHDRMLNIHPSLLPAFKGLHSHERAIEAGCRFTGCTVHFVRAEMDDGPILVQAAVPIHQDDTPDDLSARVLAAEHRCYPLALRLVAEGRVTIAGMRVLVDGIASPAEPAINPLG from the coding sequence GTGGAACGGCTGAAGGTCGCGGTGCTGATCTCCGGCCGGGGCAGCAACCTGCAATCGCTGATCGATGCCTGCGCGGCCGCGGATTTCCCGGCGGAGATCGTGCTGGTGCTGTCCAACAAGGCCGACGCCTATGGGCTGGTGCGCGCCGAACAGGCCGGCATCCCGACGAAAGCGATCTCGCACAAGGACTTCCCCGACCGCGACAGCTTCGACGCCGCCGTGCATGATTCCATCGCCGCTGCCGGGGCCAATTTCGTCTGCCTCGCCGGTTTCATGCGGCTGCTGACCCCCGGCTTCGTCGGCAAATGGCACGACCGCATGCTGAACATCCACCCCTCGCTGCTGCCCGCCTTCAAGGGGTTGCACAGCCATGAGCGCGCCATCGAGGCCGGTTGCCGCTTCACCGGCTGCACGGTGCATTTCGTGCGCGCCGAGATGGATGACGGCCCCATCCTCGTGCAGGCCGCCGTGCCGATCCACCAGGACGACACGCCGGACGACCTGTCCGCCCGCGTGCTGGCGGCGGAGCATCGCTGCTACCCGCTGGCGCTGCGCCTGGTCGCCGAAGGCCGCGTGACCATCGCCGGCATGCGCGTGCTGGTCGATGGCATCGCCTCGCCCGCCGAGCCTGCGATCAACCCGCTGGGGTAG